The following coding sequences lie in one Nocardioides sambongensis genomic window:
- a CDS encoding Rv3235 family protein: protein MSDHHPTPPTPIRRGAASTTGLRAEVPVTETQGALALSLLPRQAPPTVDRDADRARPGATVVPIDVRLRRTIEDWTRRYVQAAVEIVAGDRPATQLVRWTEPEVYADLQRRAHLVARAGGHQPGVRRVQQVRPRIRSVHTCFVTPVIAECSVHLRYGDRGRAVAARFERLGERWICTALDFA, encoded by the coding sequence ATGTCAGACCACCACCCCACCCCGCCGACACCGATCCGGCGTGGCGCAGCGAGCACCACCGGCCTGCGGGCCGAGGTGCCGGTGACCGAGACCCAGGGCGCCCTGGCGCTCTCCCTGCTCCCCCGGCAGGCGCCACCCACCGTCGACCGCGACGCCGACCGCGCCCGCCCCGGCGCCACCGTGGTCCCGATCGACGTGCGGCTGCGCCGCACCATCGAGGACTGGACCCGCCGCTACGTGCAGGCCGCGGTCGAGATCGTCGCCGGCGACCGACCGGCGACCCAGCTGGTCCGCTGGACCGAGCCGGAGGTCTACGCCGACCTCCAGCGCCGGGCCCACCTGGTGGCCCGCGCCGGCGGCCACCAGCCCGGGGTGCGGCGGGTCCAGCAGGTCCGGCCGCGGATCCGCAGCGTGCACACCTGCTTCGTCACCCCCGTGATCGCCGAGTGCAGCGTCCACCTCCGGTACGGCGACCGCGGCCGTGCCGTCGCCGCGCGCTTCGAACGGCTCGGTGAGCGCTGGATCTGCACCGCGCTCGACTTCGCCTGA